A single window of Deltaproteobacteria bacterium DNA harbors:
- a CDS encoding PIG-L family deacetylase, whose amino-acid sequence MRKSAQRLWLVTALVVGVIAAPVGGSAVDRRSEQALPNGPARPTLDSTPPAIKLPGVPGVSLAPPRPNPLRVPGKIRLLVVAPHPDDETLGAGGLMQRVIALGGTVRVVFVTNGDGFRSAVVAENKHVKVSGRDFRAYGERRHHEALRAVEVLGGKQIGSTFFGFPDDGIDDLWSDNWPESRPYRSPFTESDRPPYEESPRQGIEYSGVDLKRELRDLLRDFVPDWVAIPDPRDRHPDHCTTGGFVLDALRELREAQIAPFTHTEVLTYLVHYPEYPGNPLWQVAVNRAGIGGSSAGHESLSHTAWLRLDLTPDEVAHKRDALGRYRSQVQAMDRFLGLFVRSDEVFGHLNGSQISTLPIEYARRWRPHRAP is encoded by the coding sequence TGCGAAAGTCTGCTCAAAGACTCTGGTTAGTTACCGCGCTCGTCGTCGGAGTGATCGCCGCGCCCGTTGGCGGCAGCGCCGTCGATCGTCGTAGCGAGCAGGCCCTCCCGAATGGACCCGCGCGGCCGACGCTCGACTCGACCCCGCCCGCGATCAAACTTCCAGGCGTGCCGGGTGTCAGCCTGGCGCCACCGCGCCCCAACCCGTTGCGCGTGCCGGGTAAGATTCGACTGCTGGTGGTGGCTCCGCACCCCGACGACGAAACACTGGGCGCTGGCGGCCTGATGCAACGGGTGATCGCACTCGGCGGCACAGTACGAGTGGTTTTCGTTACGAACGGCGACGGCTTTCGCAGCGCCGTGGTCGCGGAAAACAAACACGTCAAGGTTTCAGGTCGAGACTTTCGCGCCTACGGTGAGCGCCGCCATCACGAAGCGCTGCGCGCCGTTGAAGTCCTTGGTGGCAAGCAGATCGGCAGCACGTTCTTCGGCTTTCCCGATGACGGGATCGATGATCTCTGGAGCGACAACTGGCCGGAGAGCCGCCCCTATCGGTCACCATTCACCGAATCGGATCGCCCGCCCTACGAGGAGAGCCCGCGGCAAGGCATCGAGTACTCGGGGGTCGACCTCAAGCGCGAGCTGCGCGATCTGCTCCGCGATTTCGTGCCCGACTGGGTGGCGATTCCCGATCCGCGCGATCGCCATCCCGATCACTGTACCACCGGTGGCTTCGTGCTCGACGCGCTACGCGAGTTGCGCGAGGCGCAGATCGCTCCATTCACGCATACTGAGGTGCTGACCTACCTCGTTCACTACCCAGAGTACCCAGGCAACCCGCTCTGGCAGGTCGCGGTCAACCGCGCCGGCATCGGCGGCTCGAGTGCTGGGCACGAGAGCCTCTCGCATACCGCCTGGCTGCGGCTCGATCTGACCCCTGACGAGGTCGCCCACAAGCGCGACGCGCTCGGCCGGTACCGCTCGCAAGTGCAAGCCATGGACCGTTTCCTTGGGCTGTTCGTGCGGTCTGACGAAGTGTTCGGTCATCTCAACGGCAGCCAGATCTCGACGTTGCCGATCGAGTATGCGCGCCGTTGGCGTCCGCACCGAGCGCCGTAA
- a CDS encoding amidohydrolase family protein produces MYQDYRVIDADGHVLEPPDLWERYIDPEFRHQAPKGFGVMSMDVLGHRMPDVPGGLADVAPDYTTGPSARYGFAARQGFNPASQVEALDIEGIDIAVLYPSRGLYAASVDAIPPRLAGAICRAYNRWLADFCRYAPTRLYGAGMVTMHDPDTAVKEAVYAVEQLGMKAIFIRPNPVNGRTIDHQDFDALYGEIERLGVPLATHEGAGVHLNQFGRDRYDKLFKLHMVCHAVENMGGCLDLIVGGVLERHPALRCVFLESGAGWAPWWLERMDEHFEGYFGPREAPYLRMKPSEYFKRQCFISTEVDERGTKYVVDAFGDDCLVLGSDYPHGDGKFPNAIKEFVAVDTLSEAVKRKTLWDNPARLYGISTQVAS; encoded by the coding sequence ATGTATCAAGACTACCGAGTCATCGACGCCGACGGCCACGTACTCGAACCGCCGGACCTGTGGGAGCGCTACATCGATCCCGAGTTCCGCCATCAAGCACCAAAAGGTTTCGGCGTGATGAGCATGGACGTGCTCGGCCATCGCATGCCCGACGTGCCCGGTGGTCTCGCCGACGTCGCGCCCGACTACACTACCGGACCGTCCGCGCGCTACGGCTTCGCCGCCAGGCAAGGCTTCAATCCCGCCAGCCAAGTGGAAGCGCTCGACATCGAAGGGATCGACATTGCCGTGTTATATCCGTCGCGCGGCCTCTACGCGGCGTCGGTCGATGCGATCCCGCCGCGCCTCGCCGGCGCGATTTGCCGCGCTTACAATCGCTGGCTCGCCGACTTCTGCCGCTACGCGCCGACTCGTCTGTATGGCGCGGGGATGGTGACCATGCACGATCCCGACACCGCAGTGAAGGAAGCCGTTTACGCGGTCGAACAACTCGGCATGAAGGCGATCTTCATTCGCCCCAATCCGGTCAACGGCCGTACCATCGATCACCAAGACTTCGATGCCCTCTACGGCGAGATCGAGCGTCTCGGTGTGCCGCTCGCCACCCATGAAGGCGCCGGGGTGCATCTCAATCAATTCGGCCGCGATCGCTACGACAAGCTGTTCAAACTCCACATGGTCTGCCACGCGGTCGAGAACATGGGTGGCTGTCTCGACCTGATCGTCGGCGGCGTGCTCGAACGCCATCCGGCGCTGCGCTGCGTCTTCCTCGAGTCGGGAGCCGGCTGGGCGCCGTGGTGGCTCGAACGAATGGATGAGCACTTCGAAGGCTACTTCGGCCCGCGCGAAGCGCCGTACCTCCGCATGAAGCCCAGCGAGTACTTCAAACGCCAATGCTTCATCTCAACCGAGGTCGACGAGCGCGGCACGAAGTACGTCGTCGATGCCTTCGGCGACGATTGCCTGGTACTCGGCAGCGACTACCCACATGGTGACGGCAAGTTTCCGAACGCGATCAAAGAATTCGTCGCCGTCGACACGCTATCGGAAGCAGTGAAGCGAAAAACGCTGTGGGACAACCCGGCGCGGTTGTACGGGATCAGCACGCAGGTGGCATCGTGA
- a CDS encoding NAD(P)-dependent oxidoreductase, which produces MSAATQRVGVIGLGNIGGAIAANLIVDGHEVHVHDLDPTRVETLVAAGATAAASAIALAQRTEVVFTSLPNPAAMDTVATAWLAGATRDAVLVDLSTNAPVTVRAVGARISAAGCHLLEAPLTGGAPGAKMRMLVFMVGGDAGVYERCRPLLDKLGRASFHIGPLGSGNVAKLVNSLLAFTAAWVSLEGLAVAAKAGIDLRTMIEVIRTGGAGNFFTDRMVEGINERNRPTSFSLALAAKDAGLLLDVGRDLGVPTPVAAEVAQSFVAAIAAGLGERDFTDLVELMERHAGVKLHLPPPRSAGGSP; this is translated from the coding sequence GTGAGCGCGGCAACGCAACGCGTCGGTGTCATCGGACTCGGTAACATCGGCGGCGCGATTGCCGCGAACTTGATCGTCGACGGCCACGAAGTCCATGTGCATGATCTCGACCCCACCCGCGTCGAAACCCTCGTGGCCGCTGGCGCCACGGCCGCGGCATCAGCGATCGCGTTGGCGCAACGCACCGAGGTCGTGTTCACCTCCCTCCCCAACCCTGCGGCCATGGACACGGTCGCCACAGCCTGGCTGGCGGGCGCCACTCGCGACGCAGTGCTCGTCGATTTGAGCACCAACGCGCCGGTCACAGTGCGAGCGGTCGGCGCGCGCATCTCCGCGGCCGGTTGTCATCTGCTCGAAGCGCCGCTGACTGGCGGCGCGCCGGGTGCGAAGATGCGCATGCTCGTCTTCATGGTCGGCGGCGATGCTGGCGTCTACGAACGCTGCAGGCCGTTACTCGACAAACTCGGCCGCGCCAGCTTTCACATCGGACCGCTGGGGTCAGGCAACGTCGCCAAGCTGGTGAACAGCCTGCTCGCGTTCACTGCGGCGTGGGTCTCGCTCGAAGGCCTCGCGGTGGCGGCGAAGGCGGGCATCGATCTGCGGACAATGATCGAAGTGATCCGCACCGGCGGCGCCGGCAACTTCTTCACCGATCGAATGGTCGAAGGCATCAACGAACGCAATCGTCCCACGTCCTTCTCGCTCGCACTGGCCGCGAAGGATGCCGGCCTGCTGCTCGATGTCGGCCGCGACCTCGGCGTCCCGACGCCGGTAGCCGCCGAGGTCGCGCAGAGCTTCGTTGCCGCAATCGCCGCCGGCCTCGGCGAGCGCGACTTCACCGACCTCGTCGAGCTGATGGAGCGCCACGCCGGCGTGAAGTTGCACCTGCCACCGCCGCGTTCCGCCGGGGGCAGCCCCTAA
- a CDS encoding RNA methyltransferase — translation MSLRNIRIVLHRPRGAINVGAVARVIGNTGLGDLVVVRAKPLRSTWVRKMAAHAGGVVDHMRQCVTLADAIADCALVIGTTCRAGGYREVTHAPHALAPAIVARAQTQPVALVFGPEDHGLSNADVKLCHQLITIPSAADYPSLNLAQAVMVCGYELFVAAQETLTEPMLPAIATTAAMEDMYERLQAALLAIGFLHPENPEHIMFSLRRLFGRVGIDEREMRILLGLARQIEWYGYDGWRVMHDKAAGRDRPA, via the coding sequence GTGTCGCTGCGCAACATCCGCATCGTCCTGCATCGCCCGCGTGGCGCCATCAACGTTGGCGCCGTCGCCCGCGTTATTGGGAACACGGGACTCGGCGACTTGGTCGTCGTTCGCGCGAAGCCACTGCGATCGACTTGGGTGCGCAAAATGGCCGCCCACGCCGGCGGGGTTGTCGATCACATGCGGCAGTGCGTCACACTCGCCGACGCGATCGCTGATTGCGCGTTGGTGATCGGAACGACCTGCCGCGCCGGCGGCTATCGTGAGGTGACGCACGCGCCGCACGCACTAGCGCCGGCGATCGTCGCACGCGCGCAGACCCAACCCGTTGCTCTCGTGTTCGGCCCCGAGGACCACGGCCTCAGCAACGCCGATGTCAAACTCTGCCACCAGCTGATCACGATCCCATCCGCGGCCGACTATCCGTCCCTCAATCTGGCGCAAGCGGTCATGGTGTGCGGCTACGAATTGTTCGTCGCCGCGCAGGAGACGCTGACTGAGCCGATGCTGCCAGCGATTGCAACGACGGCGGCGATGGAGGACATGTATGAACGGCTGCAGGCCGCGCTGCTGGCGATCGGGTTCCTCCATCCGGAAAATCCCGAGCACATCATGTTTTCTCTGCGGCGCCTGTTCGGGCGCGTCGGGATCGACGAACGCGAGATGCGTATTCTGCTCGGCCTGGCGCGACAGATCGAGTGGTACGGCTACGATGGGTGGCGCGTGATGCACGACAAGGCCGCGGGCAGGGATCGGCCGGCGTGA
- a CDS encoding M48 family metalloprotease: MQSRTRRTAARALVLAWSVQWVATPALASDESERELGRKFALQAQAQLPLITDVEVVNYVSRMGQRIVANLDGDPFDYTFAVVRDPKINAFAVPGGYVYVHSGLLTRAVTDDEVAGVLGHEIAHVHAHHLAREQDATRFMNYATLFGLLLSIVQPAIGAGAVAASAAAQLKYHREFEQEADYLGVRYMQHAGFDPKGMLDFYKTMADEQRVSPTFAPPYLQTHPLNDDRLTHLEAILRTQQWDKTPRRPKSAALARVQALLHAKTEVPNDVLRVYRRQVDEHPDDPQARYLLGVVFLETGAFDAARQTLEQARDMGWTAANRELGRTWLRLREPSKARLLLAAAVETNPDDAGAHHELAKAFEAMGDSSSALREYERAFTLAPGLDEAHYNFGILAGRAGREADGYFHLAEALRLRGEYDKAVKQYEKVLPLLESTSPRAEYVRNQIEELSEFIRHSRSRH, translated from the coding sequence ATGCAATCGCGCACTCGACGCACTGCGGCGCGCGCGCTTGTGCTGGCCTGGTCGGTTCAGTGGGTTGCCACGCCGGCGCTGGCGTCAGACGAGAGCGAGCGGGAGCTCGGGCGCAAGTTCGCGCTGCAAGCGCAGGCGCAGTTGCCTTTGATCACCGACGTCGAAGTGGTCAACTACGTCAGCCGCATGGGGCAACGCATCGTGGCAAATCTGGATGGCGATCCATTCGACTACACCTTCGCGGTCGTGCGCGATCCCAAGATCAATGCGTTCGCTGTCCCCGGGGGCTACGTGTACGTGCACTCCGGGCTGCTCACGCGTGCGGTCACCGACGACGAGGTGGCGGGCGTACTCGGCCACGAGATCGCCCACGTGCACGCGCATCATCTCGCGCGCGAGCAGGACGCAACCCGATTCATGAACTACGCGACGCTGTTCGGCTTGCTGCTGTCGATTGTGCAGCCGGCCATCGGCGCCGGTGCGGTGGCCGCCAGCGCCGCCGCGCAACTCAAGTACCACCGCGAGTTCGAACAAGAAGCCGACTACCTCGGCGTGCGCTACATGCAGCACGCGGGCTTCGATCCGAAGGGCATGCTCGACTTCTACAAGACGATGGCCGACGAGCAGCGCGTCTCGCCCACCTTTGCGCCGCCGTATTTGCAAACCCATCCGCTCAACGACGATCGCCTCACGCATCTCGAAGCGATCCTGCGCACGCAGCAGTGGGACAAGACGCCACGCCGGCCGAAGTCGGCGGCGCTCGCCCGCGTGCAGGCCTTGCTACACGCCAAGACCGAGGTGCCGAACGACGTGCTCCGGGTCTATCGCCGGCAGGTCGACGAGCATCCCGACGATCCGCAAGCACGCTATCTGCTTGGGGTCGTGTTTCTCGAAACCGGCGCCTTCGACGCCGCACGCCAGACGCTCGAACAGGCGCGCGACATGGGCTGGACTGCGGCTAATCGAGAACTCGGCCGCACTTGGCTGCGCCTGCGCGAGCCGAGCAAGGCGCGATTGCTGTTGGCCGCAGCGGTCGAAACCAACCCCGACGATGCCGGCGCGCACCACGAACTGGCCAAGGCGTTCGAAGCGATGGGAGATAGCTCGTCCGCGCTACGCGAATACGAACGCGCCTTCACGCTGGCGCCCGGACTCGACGAAGCCCACTACAACTTCGGCATCCTCGCCGGCCGCGCCGGCCGCGAGGCCGACGGCTACTTCCACCTCGCCGAAGCCCTGCGCTTGCGCGGCGAGTACGACAAGGCAGTCAAGCAATATGAGAAAGTGCTGCCGCTGCTCGAATCGACGAGTCCGCGCGCGGAATATGTGCGCAACCAGATCGAGGAACTCAGCGAATTCATCCGGCACAGCCGCAGTCGGCATTGA
- a CDS encoding Gfo/Idh/MocA family oxidoreductase produces MTDHTDRGPLRIGILGAARIAPMALIRPARQVPAAAITAVAARDRGKADAFARKHGIGRVHDSYDALLADPDIDAIYNPLPNGLHCVWTIRALEAGKHVLCEKPIASNAAEAEQMAQAASRTGLVLMEAFHYRYHPLAARMRAIIDSGDLGTIRHVETHMCIPLPFPNDIRYRYDLAGGAAMDVGCYTISLLRFLAGAEPEVTHAEARLSSPKVDRYMEADFRFADGRSGRMTCSLFSAALLRIRALVRGDRGELRVINPVAPHLWHRLSVRTERGTTSERVAGDATYTHQLRAFVAAVRDGTAVPTDATDGIANMRVIDAVYRAAGLPPRGT; encoded by the coding sequence ATGACCGATCACACCGACCGCGGTCCGCTGCGCATTGGCATTCTTGGCGCCGCCCGCATCGCGCCGATGGCGTTGATCCGGCCGGCGCGCCAGGTTCCCGCCGCCGCGATCACCGCCGTCGCCGCCCGCGACCGCGGCAAGGCCGACGCGTTCGCACGCAAGCACGGTATCGGGCGCGTCCACGACAGCTACGATGCATTGCTCGCCGACCCGGACATCGACGCGATCTACAATCCGTTGCCCAACGGGTTGCACTGCGTGTGGACGATTCGCGCACTCGAAGCGGGCAAGCACGTCCTCTGCGAAAAGCCGATTGCCTCGAACGCCGCCGAAGCCGAGCAGATGGCGCAGGCCGCTTCACGCACCGGGCTCGTGCTGATGGAAGCGTTTCACTACCGCTACCATCCACTCGCGGCGCGCATGCGGGCCATCATCGACAGCGGCGACCTGGGGACGATCCGCCACGTCGAAACCCACATGTGCATCCCCCTGCCCTTCCCCAACGACATCCGCTACCGCTACGACCTCGCTGGCGGCGCGGCAATGGACGTCGGCTGCTACACCATCAGCCTCCTGCGCTTCCTCGCCGGCGCGGAGCCAGAGGTGACGCACGCCGAGGCGCGCCTGTCGTCGCCCAAGGTCGATCGCTACATGGAAGCGGACTTCCGCTTTGCCGACGGCCGCAGTGGACGGATGACGTGCTCGTTGTTCTCCGCCGCGTTGCTGCGCATTCGCGCGCTCGTGCGCGGCGATCGCGGCGAATTGCGCGTGATCAATCCCGTCGCGCCGCACCTATGGCATCGGCTCAGCGTGCGCACCGAACGCGGCACCACCAGCGAACGCGTCGCCGGCGACGCCACCTACACACACCAACTGCGCGCCTTCGTCGCGGCCGTGCGTGACGGTACCGCCGTCCCAACCGACGCGACCGACGGCATCGCCAACATGCGCGTGATCGACGCGGTATATCGCGCGGCCGGCTTGCCGCCCCGCGGGACTTGA
- a CDS encoding helix-turn-helix domain-containing protein: MGDRIASSGARDLAQLHEWVEYGRHAQQRRAHMILLRRQGLPNWLIAHRLGVHRDTVRRWVARYRARGPVGLWHANSGRTHPAKFTDATVATIRAIASQPPGARSEAFATWSLQKLRAHVIRMEIVHDISVEGLRQLLARTGGRPPGWPPPATDRIALDRTAQLALRRLAGDRDIGRRAVIVLAAADGSLAKAIALDLGVTVNTVRRWVRRFAAGGVPALERVPRRGGRVRFTADVRARICAYAACSPRTLGLARAEWSLVALRDHLIANQIVPTISTEWLRQILRGWLRGGEAMCARLGIRSEAVHAAHPGLRTSQLPALRQITARAARTLAAH, translated from the coding sequence ATGGGAGATCGAATTGCGTCGAGTGGAGCACGGGATCTTGCGCAGCTGCACGAGTGGGTCGAATACGGGCGCCACGCCCAGCAGCGGCGCGCGCACATGATCCTGCTTCGCCGTCAAGGCTTGCCAAACTGGCTGATCGCGCATCGCCTGGGCGTGCATCGCGACACGGTGCGTCGCTGGGTGGCCCGCTACCGCGCGCGCGGGCCCGTCGGGTTATGGCACGCCAATTCGGGACGTACGCACCCGGCGAAGTTCACCGACGCGACGGTTGCGACGATCCGGGCCATCGCCAGCCAGCCTCCCGGCGCCCGCAGCGAAGCATTTGCAACCTGGTCGCTGCAAAAGCTGCGCGCTCACGTCATACGTATGGAGATCGTGCACGACATCAGCGTCGAAGGGCTGCGGCAACTGCTCGCGCGAACCGGTGGCCGCCCGCCCGGGTGGCCGCCGCCGGCGACAGACCGCATCGCGCTGGATCGAACGGCTCAGCTGGCATTGCGACGGCTCGCCGGCGACCGTGACATTGGCCGGCGCGCGGTGATCGTGTTGGCGGCGGCGGACGGTTCTTTGGCCAAGGCCATCGCTCTGGACCTTGGTGTCACCGTCAACACGGTGCGGCGCTGGGTGCGTCGATTTGCAGCGGGCGGCGTGCCCGCGCTCGAACGCGTGCCACGGCGCGGTGGCCGAGTGCGGTTCACCGCTGACGTCCGCGCACGCATCTGCGCGTACGCCGCCTGCTCGCCGCGAACGCTGGGGCTGGCGCGGGCTGAGTGGTCGTTGGTAGCATTGCGAGATCATCTGATCGCGAACCAGATCGTGCCGACCATAAGCACGGAGTGGTTGCGGCAGATTCTGCGCGGGTGGCTCCGCGGCGGTGAGGCGATGTGCGCACGACTGGGCATACGCTCCGAAGCCGTGCACGCCGCACATCCGGGGCTGCGCACGAGTCAGCTCCCGGCACTCCGGCAGATCACTGCACGTGCAGCGCGTACTCTAGCAGCTCACTGA
- a CDS encoding AAA family ATPase, which yields MSNPSATPAAESRAFANLKELFQAGRPLIYIRSPEEARVHLLLNEANAQIFSGKAPVWTWSLTDGLRQPDGSAGTKTLPGPREVLDVILGHKGPAIFELRDFHEFLRDAPDIRRRLRDLYDRCLDTGKFIIITSPLRVIPEELQRQMAYLDLHSPDLPELVSFLERELTSLGQQGVAVDSSAGALYQMARALQGLTLTESHHALRRAVAVAQRIDETTLPLLLEEKKLLVNKTGLIEYIADGTEIGHVGGLEYLKQWLMERRRLFLERESLAAEIVPKGLLVMGVSGCGKSLCVKSIASCFNLPLYRIDMIEVFSGRHGSPDGAFVEACRTVESVAPAVVWFDEIEMGITAQLTGDAQADLGRIFAFFLTWMQEKARGLFVAATANRIDLLPAEMIRKGRFDEVFFVDLPTDVERIEIFRIHLQKRGIDPAQFQLDRLKKFTKGWSGAEVEQCVVSAMTAAKLHDRPLQDDDILNVASGIVPLSKTMREQVDHIRSWAYDRAVRASPREGNIAVS from the coding sequence GTGAGTAACCCGAGTGCAACCCCGGCGGCCGAGAGCCGCGCGTTCGCCAATCTCAAGGAACTGTTTCAAGCGGGGCGACCGTTGATCTACATCCGCTCGCCTGAAGAAGCGCGCGTTCACTTACTGTTGAACGAGGCCAATGCGCAGATCTTCAGCGGCAAGGCGCCGGTCTGGACCTGGAGTCTGACCGACGGACTGCGGCAGCCCGATGGCAGCGCCGGCACCAAAACCTTGCCTGGCCCACGCGAGGTGCTCGACGTGATCCTCGGCCACAAGGGCCCGGCAATTTTCGAGCTGCGCGACTTTCACGAGTTCCTGCGCGACGCCCCCGACATTCGCCGCCGCCTGCGCGATCTCTACGACCGCTGCCTCGACACCGGCAAGTTCATCATCATCACCTCGCCCCTTCGTGTCATCCCGGAAGAACTTCAGCGCCAAATGGCGTACCTCGATCTGCACAGCCCCGACCTGCCGGAGCTGGTCAGTTTTCTGGAACGCGAACTCACGAGTCTTGGTCAACAAGGTGTCGCGGTCGACAGCAGTGCGGGCGCGCTCTATCAGATGGCGCGCGCCCTCCAAGGTCTTACGCTCACGGAATCGCATCACGCGCTGCGGCGCGCGGTCGCCGTGGCTCAACGCATCGACGAGACAACGCTGCCGCTCTTGCTCGAAGAAAAGAAACTGCTCGTCAACAAGACCGGCTTGATCGAGTACATCGCCGACGGCACCGAGATCGGCCACGTCGGCGGCTTGGAGTACCTCAAGCAATGGTTGATGGAACGTCGCCGACTCTTCCTCGAACGCGAGAGCCTCGCCGCCGAGATCGTCCCCAAAGGTTTGCTGGTGATGGGCGTGTCCGGTTGCGGCAAGAGTCTGTGCGTGAAATCGATCGCCTCGTGCTTCAACCTGCCGCTCTATCGCATCGACATGATCGAGGTGTTCTCCGGTCGCCACGGCAGTCCCGACGGCGCCTTCGTCGAGGCCTGCCGCACGGTGGAGTCGGTCGCGCCGGCGGTGGTGTGGTTCGACGAAATCGAAATGGGTATCACCGCGCAACTGACGGGCGACGCTCAGGCCGACCTCGGCCGCATCTTCGCCTTCTTCCTGACCTGGATGCAGGAGAAGGCGCGCGGCCTCTTCGTCGCCGCTACCGCCAACCGCATCGATCTGCTGCCCGCCGAGATGATCCGCAAAGGACGCTTCGACGAAGTCTTCTTCGTCGACCTGCCGACTGACGTCGAACGCATCGAGATCTTCCGCATCCATTTACAGAAGCGCGGCATCGATCCCGCGCAGTTCCAACTCGATCGTTTGAAGAAATTTACCAAGGGCTGGTCGGGCGCCGAAGTCGAGCAGTGCGTGGTCTCGGCGATGACCGCGGCCAAGCTGCACGACCGCCCGCTGCAGGACGATGACATCCTCAACGTCGCCAGCGGCATCGTCCCGCTGTCCAAAACCATGCGCGAGCAAGTCGACCATATCCGTTCCTGGGCGTACGACCGCGCGGTGCGCGCCTCGCCGCGCGAAGGCAACATCGCCGTATCATGA
- a CDS encoding type II toxin-antitoxin system RelE/ParE family toxin → MVFAIVYSPEAVDHLAALSKATQRLVVDQVEKQLTHEPNLPTRKRKLLRPNPIAPWELRLGDVRVFYDVQEKAELLVKVAAVGIKQHNQLWIGKERIDL, encoded by the coding sequence ATGGTCTTCGCAATCGTCTACTCCCCAGAAGCCGTTGACCATCTTGCGGCGCTTTCGAAGGCCACGCAAAGGCTGGTCGTCGATCAGGTGGAGAAGCAACTCACGCACGAGCCGAACCTACCAACACGGAAGCGGAAGCTGTTGCGTCCCAATCCGATTGCTCCGTGGGAGCTGCGATTGGGTGACGTCCGGGTATTCTACGACGTGCAGGAGAAGGCGGAGCTTCTGGTCAAGGTTGCGGCCGTGGGCATCAAGCAGCATAATCAGTTGTGGATCGGCAAGGAGAGAATCGATCTATGA